In the Aquisalimonas asiatica genome, CCACCACCGCGCTGGGCGTCATGATCCCGCGGTAGAGCTTGCGCTCCATCACCTTGAAACGCTCCCTGCCCGTCGGGTCGTCCTCGGCCATGGCGTGATAGACGAACAGGCGCGGCAGATAGAAGATGGCGGCGAACCACGTCACCACCGCAATCAGGTGAAATGCCTTGATCCAGAGATATTCCATGGTCAGGCGTCAGGGGTGTCCAGCGAGGCAACCTGGTCGGCCGGCAGCAGGCCGGTGATGCGCTCGCGCATGCGGTCCATGTCCACCATGCCCAGGCGCTGACTGAGGATCTTGCCGTCCGGGCTGACCAGGAACGTGGTCGGCGTGAGTCGCACGTCACCGAATGCGCGAGCGATACTGCCATCGCGGTCCAGGGCGACGGTATAGGGGATGTCCCGGTCTTCCACCATGGCGCGGACCTGTGACTCCGGATCGTACTCCATGGCAACGGCGATCAGCTCCAGCCCCTGGTCGCTGTACTCCTCGTAGAGCGCCTTGAAGTGGGGGATCTCGCTGACGCACTCGGAGCAGGTGGTGGCCCAGAACGCCACGATGACCGGTTTGCCGCGGAGCTCTTCCAGCGTGAAGCGCTCGCCGTCGAGTGTCTCCACCCGCACGTCCGGCGCGCGCTCGCCCTGCCAGGGGGCGAGCCAGACCAGCGCGGCCGTCACCACCACCACCGCGAACAACAGGATGAACCATACGTCTTTGCGCTTCGTCATGGAGATTCGCCACACCACTGTATAGAGAGGTCCCCAGTCTACCGTTGCCGCCAATCCCGGGGCTACAGTTGTTACGGCCTTCCCGTCTCCGCGGCGCTGGTGGAAGCCTGCGGGGGAGGCGCGTAAAATCGGAGGGCTGAACGGGCGGCGCCGCGGGCGCATGGCCGTGCTGGATATCGCGACTGGAGTGGACATGATTACCATTGGCATCGTGGGTGGCACCGGATATACCGGCGCCGAACTGTTGCGGCTACTGGCGGGGCACCCCCGGGCGGAGGTGCGCGCAATCACCTCCCGGGGCAACGCCGGCACGCGTGTCGATGCCATGTTCCCCGGGCTGCGCGGTGCGGTCGACCTGCGCTTTACCGAGCCGGATGTGGCGGAGCTCGCCGCCTGCGATCTCGTCTTCTTCGCAACGCCCAACGGCACGGCCATGCAGATGGTGCCGGAGCTGCTCGATGCCGGGACGCGGATTATTGACCTCGGCGCGGATTTCCGGCTAAGGGACGTGGCGTCCTGGGAGGCGTGGTACGGCATGGCTCATGCCTGTCCCGAACGCCTCGCCGATGCCGTGTACGGATTGCCGGAGATCCACCGGGCAAGCATTCGCGAGGCGCGCCTGGTGGCGAACCCGGGGTGTTACCCCACGGCTGTGGCCCTCGGGTGGCTGCCCCTGGTGGAGGCCGGCCTGGTCGGGCTGGACGCCCTGGTTGCGGACTGCAAGTCCGGTGTCTCCGGGGCGGGGCGGAAGGCGCAGGTGCCAACGCTGTTCGGCGAGGCCAACGAGAACTTCCGTGCCTACGGCGCAGCAGGGCACCGGCACCTGCCAGAGATCCGGCAGACGCTGGAGCGGGTTGCCGGCGGCCCCGTGGGACTGACGTTCGTGCCCCACCTGGTGCCGATGACCCGGGGCATGCAGGCCAGTCTCTACGCACCACTGGCGGACGCCACGGTCGACCTCCAGGAGCTGTTCGAGGCGCGCTACGCGGAGGAGCCGTTCGTGGATGTGCTGCCGGCCGGGAGTCATCCCGAAACCCGGACCGTGCGCGGCACCAACATGTGCCGGATCGCGGTGCACCAGCCCCAGGACGGGCGCACGGCCATCGTGTTCTCGGTGATCGACAACCTCACCAAGGGTGCGGCCAGCCAGGCGGTGCAGAACATGAACCTGATGTGCGGTCTGGATGAAACCGCCGGGCTGAGCGGTGTGGCGGTGCTGCCGTGAGGTCCCGTTGAAGTTGACGCTTTCGGGTGGTGCGGGGACAATGCAGTAGCTAGTAATCCGTTTTACCGGAGATGGAATCCATGGCTGAAGCAGCATTTGAGCAGGACGATGCGCCGCTGGTCTTCACCGACAGCGCGGCGAACAAGGTGCGTGAACTGCTTGATGAGGAAAACAACGACGCGTTGAAGCTGCGCGTCTACGTTGCGGGAGGTGGCTGTTCCGGTTTCCAGTACGGCTTCACCTTCGACGAGAACACCGACGAAGGCGATTCCGCCATGGAAAAGAACGGCGTCACACTGGTGGTGGACCCGATGAGCGTCCAGTACCTCATGGGCGCGGAGATCGATTACGTGGAAGGCATCGAAGGGGCGCAGTTCGTCATTCGCAACCCCAATGCCACCACCACGTGTGGATGCGGCTCCTCGTTCGGCGTCTGAGCCGATACGTTCGATTCGTCTACTCCCCGGGCGATCCGGGATGGATCGCCCCCAGCGGCACCCGGGCGCAGGCGCCGGTTACCGACGGAAGATTGCCAGGCCGGCCCGCCAGGGTCTCTCTCGCCAGCCAGGCGAACCCGGCCGCTTCCACCCAGTCCGCGTGAATCCCTTCCTCGTCGGTCGCCTCCACGCGCATTTCCGGCAGGGCGGCCTGCAGCCGGCTCATCAGGTCTCCGTTGCGCGCGCCTCCGCCACAGATCAATGCCCGGGTCGCGGTCGGCAGGCTGTCACGGATGCCCGCGGCGATCGTCTCGGCCGTGAACTGGGCGAGGGTGGCCTGAACAGTGGCGGGATCATGCCCGGATACCCCCGCGGCGGCCAGCCAGTCGTCGTTGAAGTAATCGCGCCCCGTGCTCTTTGGCGGTTTACGGGCGAAGTAGGCGTCCGCGAGCAGGCGGTCGAGTAGCGCCGCCGACACCGCGCCGGACGCTGCCCAGGCCCCGTCCCGGTCGTACGTACCACCCCGGTGACGGGCGTACCAGCTGTCGAGAAAGACGTTGCCCGGGCCGGTGTCGAACCCGCTGACGCCTCCGGTGCCGGGCGCGCGGGGCAGCCGTGTGATGTTTGCCATGCCGCCAATGTTCACCACGACCCGGTCCTCCTCTGCAGAGTGGAAGAACGCCTGGTGGAAAAGCGGCCCGAGAGGTGCGCCCTGGCCGCCTGCCGCGAGATCCCGGCGGCGGAAGTCCGCGACCACGGTGATGCCGGTCCGTTGGGCGATCCGGTGCGGGTCACCGATCTGCAGGGTGCTCGGTGACGGGGCGTCGGGCGCGTGCCACAGCGTCTGCCCGTGGCTGCCGATGGCCGCGACGTCGGAGGCGGGTGTGCCGGCTTTCTCCAGCAGGGCGAGGATTGCGTCAGCGAACTGTTCGCCCAGCAGGGCGTCCAGAGTCATGACCTCTGCCAGCGGCGACGCGCCGTTCACCTCCAGCAGGCGCGCGCGGACCGGTGCGTCGTGCTCGACACTGTGCGTGGCCACGAGGCGTGACCGGCCACCGCTGAATGCCACCAGCACGGCGTCGATCCCGTCCATGCTGGTGCCTGTCATCAGTCCTGCGTAAAGTGCCTCCGGCACGGCAGCCCCCCTGGTTGCATTGGTTTCACGTCATCTCCGGCATGATACTGCCTTTGCCCTGGCAGTGTACGGCGGTGAAGCGGTGATGTTCGTGTCGAGCCTGTTAGAATTCCGCGCTTCGGAAGGTGGTTGCCCCGGTCGCGCCGTTCCCGGCGGGTCGGTTGCCACGCACCTTGAGTCTACTCCGGGAGAGAAACGGCATGGTCGATGTGGATGGCGCCCTGGCAGAGCTTCGCCGGGGGACGGAAGAGATACTGGTGGAGAGTGAGTTGCGGGAGCGTTTGGCAGCCGGGCGGTCGCTGCGGATCAAGGCGGGGTTCGACCCCACCGCACCGGACCTGCACCTGGGGCACACGGTGCTGATCAACAAGCTCCGCCAGTTCCAGGATCTCGGGCACGAGGTGCTGTTCCTGATCGGTGACTTCACGGGCATGATCGGTGACCCGAGCGGCAAGAGCGCCACCCGCAAACCACTCACGGAAGAGGAGGTGGCCGCCAATGCCCAGACCTACCGGGAGCAGGTGTTCCGCATTCTCGACCCGGAGCGCACCCGGGTCGTCTTCAACTCCACGTGGATGAGCCGCTTCTCGGCAACCGACATGATTCAATTGTCCGCGCGCTACACGGTGGCACGAATGCTGGAGCGCGACGATTTCCACAACCGCTACCACGGCGGACAGCCCATCGCCGTGCACGAGTTTCTCTACCCGCTCATCCAGGGTTACGACTCGGTGGAGCTGAAGGCGGATGTCGAGCTCGGTGGCACCGACCAGAAGTTCAACCTGCTGGTGGGGCGGCATTTGCAGCACGCCTACGGCCAGCCCTCTCAGGTTGTCATGACCGTCCCCATCCTCGAGGGGCTGGATGGCGTGCAGAAGATGTCCAAGTCGTTGAACAACTATGTCGGCATCAAGGAGCCCGCCGACGAGATGTTCGGCAAGCTGATGTCCGTCTCCGACGATCTCATGTGGCGCTACTTCGAGCTGCTCAGTCTCAGGCCGGGCGCTGAAGTCGACGCCCTGCGGGCCGAAGCCGCCGCCGGGCGTAATCCGCGTGACATCAAGGTGCTTCTCGCCGAGGAGCTGGTGGAGCGGTTCCATGACCGTGATGCGGCGGTTCGCGCAAGGCAGACCTTCGAGGACCGTTTCCGGCGCGGCGCGCTCCCGGAGGACATGCCTGACGTCGACGTGCCCGCCCGGGGTGGTTCCGTGCCCATCGCGACGCTATTGCGACTCGCCGGTCTGGTTGGGTCAAGCAGTGACGGCCAGCGCATGGTCAAGCAGGGGGCCGTGCGCATCGACGGGGAACGCGTTGAGGATGCAGGGCTTACGATTGCGGCTGGCAGCGTCCACGTGGTGCAGGTGGGCAAGCGCCGATTCGCTCGCGTGACCATCGTTGAAGAAAAGGCTTGACGCCTGCGCTGTGATCCATAGAATACGCACCTCTTCACGGCACACCGCCGGTTCGGCGGCTCCCGGGAAGAGCTGAAAACAAGCGTTGACGCCAAGGCGAGATGCTCTATACTCGCCGCCTCCAACGCCCGGAAGCAGTAACTCGGGCAGGTTGAAAAAAGGTGTTGACGGGGCGCTGGCAAGATGTAGAATGCGCCCTCCTGACGACGCGGCAACGCCGCGAAGCAGGCCAGACAAAACGGTTGACGAGGTGCTCACGGACGTTACAATGCGCCTCCCGCCAAGAAGGCGGAACCGCTACAAGGACAGTTGACAGGAACATGACACACTATATAATGTGTGTCCCGCGCCGGAGAGCATCAAGCACGGCGCGCTCTTTAACAAATCGGATCAGATGACTTGTGTGGGCGCTTGCACCACGGTGAAGATGCAACAAGATCTTCGGTGCAAGAGCTCAATTTGCCTTGAGTTCTTTGTGACCGAGCCGAAATAAGCCACTTTCGAGTGGTTCGTGATTAAACTGAAGAGTTTGATCCTGGCTCAGATTGAACGCTGGCGGCATGCCTAACACATGCAAGTCGAGCGGCAGCATCAGGAGCTTGCTCCTGGATGGCGAGCGGCGGACGGGTGAGTAACACGTGGGAATCTGCCCTTTGGCGGGGGATAGCCCGGGGAAACTCGGATTAATACCGCATACTCCCTACGGGGGAAAGTAGGCCTCTGTTTCATGCTTACACCAAAGGATGAGCCCGCGCCCGATTAGCTAGTTGGTGAGGTAATGGCTTACCAAGGCGACGATCGGTAGCTGGTCTGAGAGGATGATCAGCCACACTGGGACTGAGACACGGCCCAGACTCCTACGGGAGGCAGCAGTGGGGAATATTGGACAATGGGGGAAACCCTGATCCAGCAATGCCGCGTGTGTGAAGAAGGCCTGCGGGTTGTAAAGCACTTTCAGCAGGGAGGAAAATCTCACGGTTAATACCCGTGAGCCTTGACGTTACCTGCAGAAGAAGCACCGGCTAACTCCGTGCCAGCAGCCGCGGTAATACGGAGGGTGCAAGCGTTAATCGGAATTACTGGGCGTAAAGGGCACGTAGGCGGCCAGGTAAGTTAGCTGTGAAAGCCCCGGGCTCAACCTGGGAATTGCAGTTAATACTGCTTGGCTAGAGTTTGGTAGAGGGTGGTGGAATTCCCGGTGTAGCGGTGAAATGCGTAGATATCGGGAGGAACACCAGTGGCGAAGGCGGCCACCTGGACCAAAACTGACGCTGAGGTGCGAAAGCGTGGGGAGCAAACAGGATTAGATACCCTGGTAGTCCACGCCGTAAACGCTGAGAACTAGCCGTTGGACCCATTCAAGGGTTTAGTGGCGCAGCTAACGCGTTAAGTTCTCCGCCTGGGGAGTACGGCCGCAAGGTTAAAACTCAAAGGAATTGACGGGGGCCCGCACAAGCGGTGGAGCATGTGGTTTAATTCGATGCAACGCGAAGAACCTTACCTGCCCTTGACATCCTCGGAACTTGTCAGAGATGACTTGGTGCCTTCGGGAACCGAGTGACAGGTGCTGCATGGCTGTCGTCAGCTCGTGTCGTGAGATGTTGGGTTAAGTCCCGCAACGAGCGCAACCCTTGTCCCTAGTTGCCAGCGATTCGGTCGGGAACTCTAGGGAGACTGCCGGTGACAAACCGGAGGAAGGTGGGGATGACGTCAAGTCATCATGGCCCTTATGGGCAGGGCTACACACGTGCTACAATGGCCGGTACAACGGGTTGCCAAACCGCGAGGTGGAGCCAATCTCGCAAAGCCGGTCGTAGTCCGGATTGGAGTCTGCAACTCGACTCCATGAAGTCGGAATCGCTAGTAATCGCAGATCAGCATTGCTGCGGTGAATACGTTCCCGGGCCTTGTACACACCGCCCGTCACACCATGGGAGTTGGCTGCACCAGAAGCGGGTAGTCTAACCTTCGGGAAGACGCTCGCCACGGTGTGGTCAATGACTGGGGTGAAGTCGTAACAAGGTAGCCGTAGGGGAACCTGCGGCTGGATCACCTCCTTTAAAGATGCATCAAGCCCGGTGCAAGCGCCCACACAAGTCATCTGATCCAGTTCAAGTCTAGACCAAGGGTCTGTAGCTCAGTTGGTCAGAGCGCACCCCTGATAAGGGTGAGGTCGGTGGTTCAAGTCCACCCAGACCCACCACTCACAGGAAGCGAGCGGTGAGCCCTGGTGCGGCGATGACCACAGCCACCAGAGCTGGCTCGGCAGGTTACGGGGCCATAGCTCAGCTGGGAGAGCACCTGCTTTGCAAGCAGGGGGTCGTCGGTTCGATCCCGACTGGCTCCACCATTTCTTTGAGTGGTCAGAATTGAGAGCCTTTGCTGAAGGTTTTCACTTCTGATCTCTACGGTCAGAAAGACTTGGCTCTTTAACAAATTGGAAAGTTGCTGCATCTAGCATGTCGCATTCGTATGAGAGACAGCGCCGCAGCACCATACTCAAGACTTCTTGGGGTTATATGGTCAAGCGGTTAAGCGCATACGGTGGATGCCTAGGCGGTAGGAGGCGATGAAGGACGTTGTAGCCTGCGATAAGCCTCGGGGAGCTGGCAAACAAGCTTCGATCCGGGGATTTCCGAATGGGGAAACCCACTGCTTCGGCAGTATCCTCACCTGAATACATAGGGTGGGGAGGCGAACCTGGGGAACTGAAACATCTAAGTACCCAGAGGAAAAGAAATCAACCGAGATTCCCTAAGTAGCGGCGAGCGAACGGGGAACAGCCCTTAAGCTTTCGATGTTCTAGCGGAGTGTTCTGGAAAGTTCAGCCATAGAAGGTGATAGCCCTGTACGCGAAAGGGCATCGAAAGTGAAATCGAGTAAGGCGAGGCACGTGAAACCTTGTCTGAACATGGGGGGACCATCCTCCAAGGCTAAATACTACCTACCGACCGATAGTGAACCAGTACCGTGAGGGAAAGGTGAAAAGAACCCCGGTGAGGGGAGTGAAATAGAACCTGAAACCGTATGCGTACAAGCAGTGGGAGCCCGCTTCGGCGGGTGACTGCGTACCTTTTGTATAATGGGTCAGCGACTTACTTTCAGTGGCAAGGTTAACCGTATAGGGGAGCCGTAGGGAAACCGAGTCTTAATAGGGCGAACAGTCGCTGGGAGTAGACCCGAAACCGAGCGAGCTACCCATGGCCAGGGTGAAGGCCGGGTAATACCGGCTGAAGGCCCGAACCCACTAACGTTGAAAAGTTAGGGGATGAGCTGTGGGTAGGAGTGAAAGGCTAAACAAGCTCGGAGATAGCTGGTTCTCCCCGAAAGCTATTTAGGTAGCGCCTCGTGTCTCACTCCCGGGGGTAGAGCACTGTTTCGGCTAGGGGGCTTTCCGAAGCTTACCAAACCGAGGCAAACTCCGAATACCGGGAAGTG is a window encoding:
- the tyrS gene encoding tyrosine--tRNA ligase codes for the protein MVDVDGALAELRRGTEEILVESELRERLAAGRSLRIKAGFDPTAPDLHLGHTVLINKLRQFQDLGHEVLFLIGDFTGMIGDPSGKSATRKPLTEEEVAANAQTYREQVFRILDPERTRVVFNSTWMSRFSATDMIQLSARYTVARMLERDDFHNRYHGGQPIAVHEFLYPLIQGYDSVELKADVELGGTDQKFNLLVGRHLQHAYGQPSQVVMTVPILEGLDGVQKMSKSLNNYVGIKEPADEMFGKLMSVSDDLMWRYFELLSLRPGAEVDALRAEAAAGRNPRDIKVLLAEELVERFHDRDAAVRARQTFEDRFRRGALPEDMPDVDVPARGGSVPIATLLRLAGLVGSSSDGQRMVKQGAVRIDGERVEDAGLTIAAGSVHVVQVGKRRFARVTIVEEKA
- a CDS encoding peroxiredoxin family protein, producing MTKRKDVWFILLFAVVVVTAALVWLAPWQGERAPDVRVETLDGERFTLEELRGKPVIVAFWATTCSECVSEIPHFKALYEEYSDQGLELIAVAMEYDPESQVRAMVEDRDIPYTVALDRDGSIARAFGDVRLTPTTFLVSPDGKILSQRLGMVDMDRMRERITGLLPADQVASLDTPDA
- the argC gene encoding N-acetyl-gamma-glutamyl-phosphate reductase; the protein is MITIGIVGGTGYTGAELLRLLAGHPRAEVRAITSRGNAGTRVDAMFPGLRGAVDLRFTEPDVAELAACDLVFFATPNGTAMQMVPELLDAGTRIIDLGADFRLRDVASWEAWYGMAHACPERLADAVYGLPEIHRASIREARLVANPGCYPTAVALGWLPLVEAGLVGLDALVADCKSGVSGAGRKAQVPTLFGEANENFRAYGAAGHRHLPEIRQTLERVAGGPVGLTFVPHLVPMTRGMQASLYAPLADATVDLQELFEARYAEEPFVDVLPAGSHPETRTVRGTNMCRIAVHQPQDGRTAIVFSVIDNLTKGAASQAVQNMNLMCGLDETAGLSGVAVLP
- a CDS encoding anhydro-N-acetylmuramic acid kinase; translation: MPEALYAGLMTGTSMDGIDAVLVAFSGGRSRLVATHSVEHDAPVRARLLEVNGASPLAEVMTLDALLGEQFADAILALLEKAGTPASDVAAIGSHGQTLWHAPDAPSPSTLQIGDPHRIAQRTGITVVADFRRRDLAAGGQGAPLGPLFHQAFFHSAEEDRVVVNIGGMANITRLPRAPGTGGVSGFDTGPGNVFLDSWYARHRGGTYDRDGAWAASGAVSAALLDRLLADAYFARKPPKSTGRDYFNDDWLAAAGVSGHDPATVQATLAQFTAETIAAGIRDSLPTATRALICGGGARNGDLMSRLQAALPEMRVEATDEEGIHADWVEAAGFAWLARETLAGRPGNLPSVTGACARVPLGAIHPGSPGE
- the erpA gene encoding iron-sulfur cluster insertion protein ErpA, which codes for MESMAEAAFEQDDAPLVFTDSAANKVRELLDEENNDALKLRVYVAGGGCSGFQYGFTFDENTDEGDSAMEKNGVTLVVDPMSVQYLMGAEIDYVEGIEGAQFVIRNPNATTTCGCGSSFGV